ATATTCCACCAGGTGTGACCGTGCTTTCCGGACGTAACGCGACGAACCGCACGTCTTTCCTGCAGTCGATCATGGCCGTCATGGGGAGCGACGACGTGACGCTCAAGGGAGATGCCGACGAGGGTGAGGTGGAACTCGCCCTCGACGGCGACACGTATCGACGGACCCTCAGTCGGACGAACGGATCGATCGCGTTCGGTGGCGATCCGTACCTCGAGGACGCCACACTGGCCGATCTGTTCGCGTTTTTGCTCGAATCGAACGAGGCCCGGCAGACTGTCGTCCAGAAGCGCGACCTCCGGGAACTGATCATGCGGCCCGTCGACACCGACGAGATCAAAGCCGAAATCGACCGCCTCGAACGCCAGCGTACGGAGATCGACGACGAACTCGACGAACTGGATTCGCTCAAAGAGGAACTCCCGTCCCTGGAAGAGCGCAAACGGGAACTGGAGGACGATATCGACGCCAAACGCGAGGCACTCGCCGAAAAGGAAGCGGAGATCGAATCGGCCGACGCCGACGTCGACGAAACCCGCGAGGAGAAACGCGAACTCGAATCCCGACTCGACGACCTTCGTGATCTCCGGTCGGACCTCGAATCCGTCCGGTCGGACATCGACGTGCAGGAAGAGAGCATCGAGTCGCTCGAGCGTGAGTTAGCGGACCTCGAAACCGAGCACGACGAACTCCCCGACACGCCGATGGGTGAGCACGAGGAGATCGATCAGGAGATTTCTCGGCTTCGCGAGCGCAAACTGACGCTCGAATCCGAGGTCAGCGACCTCCAGGACATCATCCAGTTCAACGAGGAGATGCTCGACGGGGAGGAGACGGACGTCACCGACGCACTGGCCGCGGAGGACGATCCCTACGAGGATCTGACCGACCAGCTCCTCGAATCCGAGTCGACGATCTGCTGGACCTGCGGGAGCGAAGTCGACCCCGACCGCATCGAAGAGACGGTGGACACGCTCCGGACGGTCCGGCAGGACCAGATGAGCGAAATCCGCGAGATCGAGGACGAACTCGACGAGCTACGGTCCGACAAGCGCGACCGCGAGAAAGCCCAGCGCCGACGCGAATCACTCGAGAACGATATGGCGGACCTCGAAGCTGAGATCGACCAGCGCGAGACGCGACTCGAAGAGCTTCGGGAGCGACGCGACGACCTCAGCGAGGAAGTCGAAGCGGTCGAAGACGAGGTCGAGGCACTGGAATCGGAGGACTTCTCGGAAATTCTCGACCTGCACAAGGAGGCCAACCAGCTCGAGTTCGAGCTGGGACAACTCGAATCCGATCTCGACGACGTCGCCGATCGCATCGCGACTGTCGAAGACCGACTGGCCGACGAAGACGACCTGCGGGCACAGCGCGAGGAAATCAGCGAGGACCTCGAGGCCCAGCGGACTCGCATCGACCGGATCGAACAGGGGGCCGTCGAGGAGTTCAACGACCACATGGACGAGGTGCTCGAACTGCTGGGCTATGAAAACCTCGCACGGATCTGGATCGAGCGCGTCGAGAAGACAGTCAGGCAGGGGCGACGCAAGGTCGAGAAGACGGCTTTCGAACTCCACGTCGTGCGCACCACGGACTCGGGCACGACCTACGAGGACACGATCGATCACCTCTCGGAGAGCGAACGCGAGGTCACCGGCCTCACCTTCGCGCTGGCGGGCTATCTGGTGCACGACGTGCACGAGACGGTGCCGTTCATGCTGCTAGACTCGCTCGAAGCGATCGACGCCAACCGACTGGCCGATCTCGTCTCGTACTTCTCGGAGTACGTCCAGTTCCTCGTCGTCGCGCTCCTCCCCGAGGACGCACAGGCGCTGTCGGACGAGTACGCCCGGGTCACCGAAATCTGAACGATACCGGCTCGATCCGAGGGTCGCGATGCTACATCATTCTGCCTCACACTCACAGCCGCCGCGTTTCACCAGGTCGACGAACTCGTACTGCGTCTCACACTCCTCGCAGTGGACGCTTATGTCGATGAACAGCCGAAACTCCCCGAGGGTAATGCGATCGGTCCCGCGGAGTTGATCGAGGCTGCGTTCGGCCACGGAGCGCGTCCTGGATTTCAGTCGCTGGATCGTATCGACCACGCTCTCCGTTCGGTCGGCCTGACTGTCACTCTCGTACTGTGCGTCGCGATACTCTTTGAGGTAGGACCGGATCGCCTGGTAGGTGACGAAATCCCGTTCGAGCTGGTCGACGTCGACGCCGTGTTGTTCCAGACGGCGGCGGGCTTCGATACGATTCCCACTACTCACGTCGTCGTCGGTCAGGAGGCGATAGATGTTCGCGACTTCGCCGTCGACCGTCGACATCCCGGCGTCCGTGATCGCAGCGTCGAGCAGGCGCTCGTTGAACCGATCTGCGAGCGCCCTGAGACTCTCCCGTTCGCTCCCATCCGCGGTCCAGAGCGATTCGAGGCGATCGCCGTACGCCCCACCGAGCCCGTACTCGTCGATGAGGCGGGCGACCTTACTGTCGATCGTGTTCCTCCCCTCCGTATCGTCTTCTGTAACCATCGTATACGCTCCGATAAGTGGAACTGACCATTAAATCCGTGGGTTCCAGAGCGGGTTCGACCGTCACGTACCTATATCTGGCCCCCCGGGAATAACACACATATCACTGTTATTCTAATGCCGTCGAAGCACATCCAATACGGTGGCCATCCCGTTCAGGGGTGCCGACTGCGGTAATCCTCGGCAGCTATCGTCCCGCTATTTGGCTGCCAGAACGGCAGAGGACGTCGAATAGGGAGCCCCGTGGAATTCGGCCACTGCGCGACGAATCTAATAACGCCTGTAGTTCTGTTATTCGGTGGTGCGGTCCATCGAACCGGTTGCGTGTCATCTTGGCGGGCGATCAGTACTACTGGGAGTCGACCGCTGTCCATTGCAGCACGGGAGCAAC
This Halorientalis sp. IM1011 DNA region includes the following protein-coding sequences:
- a CDS encoding archaea-specific SMC-related protein, which translates into the protein MSKADAERSKATVTAENIGGISRTEVDIPPGVTVLSGRNATNRTSFLQSIMAVMGSDDVTLKGDADEGEVELALDGDTYRRTLSRTNGSIAFGGDPYLEDATLADLFAFLLESNEARQTVVQKRDLRELIMRPVDTDEIKAEIDRLERQRTEIDDELDELDSLKEELPSLEERKRELEDDIDAKREALAEKEAEIESADADVDETREEKRELESRLDDLRDLRSDLESVRSDIDVQEESIESLERELADLETEHDELPDTPMGEHEEIDQEISRLRERKLTLESEVSDLQDIIQFNEEMLDGEETDVTDALAAEDDPYEDLTDQLLESESTICWTCGSEVDPDRIEETVDTLRTVRQDQMSEIREIEDELDELRSDKRDREKAQRRRESLENDMADLEAEIDQRETRLEELRERRDDLSEEVEAVEDEVEALESEDFSEILDLHKEANQLEFELGQLESDLDDVADRIATVEDRLADEDDLRAQREEISEDLEAQRTRIDRIEQGAVEEFNDHMDEVLELLGYENLARIWIERVEKTVRQGRRKVEKTAFELHVVRTTDSGTTYEDTIDHLSESEREVTGLTFALAGYLVHDVHETVPFMLLDSLEAIDANRLADLVSYFSEYVQFLVVALLPEDAQALSDEYARVTEI
- the rdfA gene encoding rod-determining factor RdfA, translating into MVTEDDTEGRNTIDSKVARLIDEYGLGGAYGDRLESLWTADGSERESLRALADRFNERLLDAAITDAGMSTVDGEVANIYRLLTDDDVSSGNRIEARRRLEQHGVDVDQLERDFVTYQAIRSYLKEYRDAQYESDSQADRTESVVDTIQRLKSRTRSVAERSLDQLRGTDRITLGEFRLFIDISVHCEECETQYEFVDLVKRGGCECEAE